A genomic region of Dreissena polymorpha isolate Duluth1 chromosome 4, UMN_Dpol_1.0, whole genome shotgun sequence contains the following coding sequences:
- the LOC127879187 gene encoding prophenin-2-like isoform X1: MKIILIGFLATMLVWGPQTRAQKDDLTNDELQEAEERANNTSVGAAENKFCDGECAEFEGDDLDQCIEACEQDSSKQLEGVDDGDDKGSQRRKRGWIRIRLPRIPLPRIPLPRIPLPRIPLPRIPLPRIPLPRIPLPRIPLPRIPIGKKKRSVEVPME; this comes from the exons ATGAAGATTATTCTGATAGGATTTTTGGCGACCATGCTGGTCTGGGGCCCCCAGACAAGAGCACAGAAAG ACGATTTGACCAATGACGAATTACAGGAAGCTGAAGAGCGTGCAAATAACACA AGTGTTGGTGCTGCTGAAAACAAATTCTGCGACGGCGAGTGTGCTGAATTCGAAGGCGACGATTTAGATCAATGCATAGAAGCGTGTGAACAAGATTCCTCCAAGCAGCTGGAAGGCGTTGATGATGGCGACGATAAGGG AAGCCAAAGAAGAAAGAGGGGCTGGATTAGGATTCGGCTTCCCAGGATTCCGCTTCCAAGGATTCCGCTTCCCAGAATTCCGCTTCCGAGAATTCCGCTTCCCAGAATTCCGCTTCCGAGGATTCCGCTTCCCAGAATTCCGCTTCCGAGGATTCCGCTTCCCAGAATTCCGATCGGGAAAAAGAAACGATCAGTCGAAGTACCAATGGAGTAA